A genome region from Brassica oleracea var. oleracea cultivar TO1000 chromosome C2, BOL, whole genome shotgun sequence includes the following:
- the LOC106323118 gene encoding uncharacterized protein LOC106323118, with translation MKISESENTNSDVYEIDYRGPETHNSKPPPETLHGKRPFIHHKTSAAGSAGAHVGGQN, from the exons ATGAAAATCAGTG AATCGGAGAACACGAATTCGGATGTGTACGAGATCGATTACAGGGGACCGGAGACTCATAACTCTAAACCTCCACCAGAGACTTTACACGGCAAGCGACCGTTCATCCACCATAAAACCTCCGCCGCTGGATCCGCCGGCGCTCATGTTGGAGGACAGA ACTAG
- the LOC106327580 gene encoding uncharacterized protein LOC106327580 isoform X1 — protein MSGKSVVVFWCLKDCPIPESLNPGLVCANIKKSLEKKGYDGLLSIKAYYDKETFSDELFAKKYRDAGIDLIPVPAGGKTARDYKMMWDIILCGVDNVKGIDFLVILKPVEPEFLLTLSYLEPRGYNVILASPDKEVASEFILRSVSSVWLSTSLLEQGDLDELSNIRITNFDDFNSPQELEALGTVRLKIELQSRRMKCGGTLQARAARLFLLKSTPLDKLPKKFKC, from the exons ATGTCGGGAAAAAGCGTTG TGGTCTTCTGGTGCTTGAAGGATTGCCCAATCCCTGAAAGTCTGAATCCTGGGTTGGTTTGTGCGAATATAAAAAAATCTCTTGAGAAAAAGGGTTATGATGGATTGTTGTCAATCAAGGCTTATTATGACAAGGAAACGTTCAGTGATGAATTGTTTGCTAAGAAGTATCGGGATGCCGGAATCGACCTCATTCCGG TTCCTGCAGGTGGTAAAACTGCGAGAGATTATAAGATGATGTGGGATATCATTTTGTGTGGAGTGGACAATGTTAAAGGAATCGATTTCTTGGTAATCCTAAAGCCCGTAGAACCTGAGTTTTTGCTTACTCTTTCCTATTTGGAACCTAGAGGCTACAATGTTATCTTAGCATCTCCTGATAAGGAGGTCGCCTCAGAGTTCATACTTAGATCTGTAAGCTCGGTTTGGCTTTCGACAAGCCTATTGGAACAGGGAGACCTTGACGAACTATCCAACATCCGCATTACCAACTTTGATGACTTCAATTCACCACAAGAGTTGGAG GCTTTGGGGACGGTGAGACTCAAGATTGAGCTTCAGTCACGTCGAATGAAATGTGGAGGGACTTTGCAAGCTCGAGCAGCAAGGCTCTTCTTACTTAAATCAACACCACTCGATAAGCTCCCAAAGAAATTCAAATGCTAG
- the LOC106327580 gene encoding uncharacterized protein LOC106327580 isoform X2, producing the protein MSGKSVVVFWCLKDCPIPESLNPGLVCANIKKSLEKKGYDGLLSIKAYYDKETFSDELFAKKYRDAGIDLIPVPAGGKTARDYKMMWDIILCGVDNVKGIDFLALGTVRLKIELQSRRMKCGGTLQARAARLFLLKSTPLDKLPKKFKC; encoded by the exons ATGTCGGGAAAAAGCGTTG TGGTCTTCTGGTGCTTGAAGGATTGCCCAATCCCTGAAAGTCTGAATCCTGGGTTGGTTTGTGCGAATATAAAAAAATCTCTTGAGAAAAAGGGTTATGATGGATTGTTGTCAATCAAGGCTTATTATGACAAGGAAACGTTCAGTGATGAATTGTTTGCTAAGAAGTATCGGGATGCCGGAATCGACCTCATTCCGG TTCCTGCAGGTGGTAAAACTGCGAGAGATTATAAGATGATGTGGGATATCATTTTGTGTGGAGTGGACAATGTTAAAGGAATCGATTTCTTG GCTTTGGGGACGGTGAGACTCAAGATTGAGCTTCAGTCACGTCGAATGAAATGTGGAGGGACTTTGCAAGCTCGAGCAGCAAGGCTCTTCTTACTTAAATCAACACCACTCGATAAGCTCCCAAAGAAATTCAAATGCTAG
- the LOC106325715 gene encoding uncharacterized protein LOC106325715 gives MSEPVKSIDPGYTGVFWDYDDLPIAGSFNPFDVHLNIKASLAKKNLCGFFELSFYCDKELPVPDYLVQSYRKARLCFVPDVSKSLRAKIMIRDILLYAWDNNPCFNDGQPANLVIVSNTISQDPDMISVLQALNQRNFSVLLVRSDELKHKAVDPGDIATENLDWLWQSIMFGDKPFIDPSETRAGSLLCSGCHEEVSITEDEDGDGDGDGEQTEDAVVKL, from the exons ATGTCTGAACCAGTAAAAAGCATCG ATCCAGGTTACACAGGGGTGTTCTGGGACTATGATGATTTACCCATAGCTGGTAGTTTCAATCCTTTTGATGTTCATCTTAATATAAAAGCTTCTCTTGCCAAGAAGAATCTGTGTGGATTTTTTGAACTGAGTTTCTACTGTGACAAGGAATTACCAGTCCCAGATTACTTGGTGCAATCTTACCGTAAAGCCAGGCTTTGCTTCGTTCCTGATG TGAGCAAATCTTTGAGAGCAAAAATTATGATAAGAGACATTCTTCTTTACGCATGGGACAACAATCCTTGTTTTAATGATGGTCAACCAGCTAACTTGGTGATCGTCTCCAACACCATCTCACAAGATCCCGACATGATCAGCGTTCTTCAAGCTTTGAACCAGAGAAACTTCTCCGTTCTCTTAGTACGCTCGGACGAGCTCAAGCATAAGGCCGTTGATCCAGGAGACATTGCCACTGAAAATTTGGACTGGCTTTGGCAAAGCATCATGTTTGGTGATAAACCTTTCATCGACCCAAGCGAAACCCGTGCTGGTTCTCTCCTTTGCAGCGGATGCCATGAAGAAGTTTCAATCACTGAAGATGAAGATGGAGATGGAGATGGAGATGGAGAACAGACAGAAGATGCTGTCGTTAAGTTGTAA